One window from the genome of Moorena sp. SIOASIH encodes:
- a CDS encoding acyl carrier protein: protein MMTTTTIQEQVQGLVLEVIPDVTLEDLQDDVDIFNLGLDSINTMTLISNLQETFEIELDVSEISFDNFQNISTIVEMIEEKKSC, encoded by the coding sequence ATGATGACTACTACAACAATTCAAGAACAAGTTCAAGGGTTAGTTTTGGAAGTTATACCCGATGTGACCCTAGAAGATTTGCAAGACGATGTAGATATCTTCAACTTGGGTCTAGATTCAATTAACACTATGACTCTAATTTCTAACTTGCAAGAGACTTTTGAAATTGAGTTAGATGTGAGTGAGATTAGTTTTGATAACTTTCAAAATATCTCAACAATTGTGGAGATGATTGAAGAAAAGAAAAGTTGTTAA
- the aroF gene encoding 3-deoxy-7-phosphoheptulonate synthase, with translation MIIVLKAATPTVEIEHIKYELSQYKVSVEKIIGKHRVVIGLVGETAELDPLKIQAVSPFIEKVSRVEHPFKRASRDFRHGEPSEIIVETPNGFVAFGEHSPIVQTAGPCSVENEQMIVETAQQVKAAGAHFLRGGAYKPRTSPYAFQGHGESGLELLAIARQETGLGIITEVMDAADIEKIATVADIIQVGARNMQNFSLLKRVGAQEKPVLLKRGMSATIEEWLMAAEYILAAGNSNVILCERGIRTHDRKYTRNTLDLSVIPVLRTLTHLPIMIDPSHGTGKAEYVPAMAMASIAAGADALMIEVHPNPSQALSDGPQSLTPHRYQELMQEMAVIGETVGRWPEKLAFTPSSHQATQKFSAIV, from the coding sequence ATGATAATTGTCCTCAAAGCAGCCACTCCGACAGTCGAAATTGAACACATTAAATACGAACTGTCCCAATACAAAGTCAGCGTCGAAAAAATCATCGGCAAACACCGAGTGGTGATTGGTTTAGTCGGTGAAACGGCTGAACTCGATCCCTTAAAAATTCAGGCTGTCAGTCCTTTTATTGAAAAAGTCTCACGAGTTGAACATCCCTTTAAACGGGCAAGTCGAGACTTCCGACATGGTGAACCCAGTGAAATTATTGTTGAAACACCGAACGGTTTTGTTGCTTTTGGCGAACACAGTCCCATCGTTCAAACTGCCGGCCCTTGTTCGGTTGAAAATGAACAGATGATTGTCGAAACCGCCCAACAAGTTAAAGCAGCAGGTGCTCATTTCCTACGTGGTGGAGCCTACAAACCTCGGACTTCTCCTTATGCTTTTCAAGGGCATGGTGAGAGTGGTTTGGAATTGCTGGCCATTGCACGTCAAGAAACCGGCTTGGGAATTATCACCGAGGTAATGGATGCAGCCGACATTGAAAAGATAGCAACTGTTGCAGATATTATCCAAGTTGGTGCTCGTAATATGCAGAACTTTTCTCTGTTAAAAAGAGTTGGTGCTCAAGAGAAACCGGTTCTGCTGAAGCGGGGAATGTCCGCAACCATTGAGGAATGGTTAATGGCGGCTGAATATATTTTAGCAGCGGGAAATTCTAATGTTATTTTGTGTGAACGGGGAATTCGCACCCATGACCGCAAATATACCCGCAATACCCTCGATTTATCCGTGATTCCTGTCTTGCGGACACTGACTCATCTTCCCATTATGATTGACCCCAGTCACGGGACTGGTAAAGCCGAATACGTCCCGGCAATGGCAATGGCCTCAATTGCAGCAGGAGCTGATGCTCTGATGATAGAAGTTCATCCCAACCCTTCCCAAGCCCTGTCTGATGGCCCTCAATCCTTGACGCCTCATCGCTATCAAGAACTGATGCAAGAAATGGCAGTTATTGGTGAAACAGTGGGTCGTTGGCCGGAAAAGTTAGCCTTCACCCCTTCATCCCATCAAGCTACCCAAAAATTCAGTGCCATTGTTTAA
- a CDS encoding condensation domain-containing protein yields MSLETLNKKQQKTSPVAKNSTQSVAAKKELWEAIRTLISLQNQAPPLVSVSRENPLPLSFPQERLWFLQQLEPRKAAAYNMPFGFRISGSLNPLALEQSLNELIQRHEALRTIFTLVEGQPTQVIYSSFSFRLSVINVQRFPQKQRENKVMELVKVDIEQPIELTQLPLFRGTLFKLDEQDYFLLLNVHHIIVDAWSKGVLFQELATLYEAFSLGQSSPLPELPVQYADFSVWQRQCIQGEFKETLINYWKQQLGDNLQALKLPTDHPYPTNPSHSSAYNKQLLSVELTTQLKSFSRKEGATLFATLLAAFKVLLYRYTDQDDFFVCSPIANRSRKETKGLIGYFANLLILRTQLNLNQTFREFLSQVRQVVSGGYAYQDLPIQEIINALNLLQTPLSKVMFALQNTTIHTLKLPGLNVETFNLDSGTADFDLYLYLIQEGDTFAAIFKYNADLFEEATIAQMQEHYRTILENILINPEQSILDVLPLSATEQQQLEEKRANQSTFNPSSNSSKPAYIAPRNSTELKLVQLWSKVLGIESIGIRDNFFDLGGQSLMAMSLFTQIEQTFGKTLPLATLLKSPTIEQLAEILAENESSLPWSSLVPLQPRGSKPSFFCIHGQQGNVLNLRELAKSLGSEQPFYGLQAKGLDGKQMPDFTIEAMAANYLKEIRSVQPHGPYFLGGNSMGGTIAFEMAQQLQQQGEKVALLVMFDTFNKSAFPRLVFRNQHYFKYLSQLGLSKSLFEELKEVTQRQLQAILCQLYLRLGKPLPHHLSRAIVAEANMQAKWAYSPQVYSGKITLFRANKPAKFNKFYLPNQADWETRDPEQGWGDLASDKLEIHDVPGDHYSIFYQPNVQVLAETLKACLG; encoded by the coding sequence ATGTCACTCGAAACATTGAACAAAAAACAACAGAAAACTTCTCCAGTTGCCAAGAATTCAACTCAATCAGTGGCTGCTAAAAAGGAGCTATGGGAAGCAATTAGAACGCTCATTAGCTTACAAAATCAAGCTCCACCCTTAGTCTCTGTTTCCCGAGAAAATCCACTTCCTCTCTCTTTTCCTCAAGAGCGGTTATGGTTTTTACAACAGTTGGAACCAAGAAAAGCTGCTGCTTATAATATGCCGTTTGGGTTTCGCATTTCCGGCTCACTCAATCCATTGGCTTTAGAGCAAAGTCTGAATGAACTTATTCAACGTCACGAGGCTTTGCGAACGATTTTTACCTTAGTTGAAGGTCAACCCACTCAAGTAATTTACTCCTCGTTTTCCTTTCGTTTATCTGTAATTAATGTACAGAGATTCCCTCAAAAACAACGGGAAAATAAGGTAATGGAATTAGTGAAGGTAGATATTGAGCAACCGATTGAATTGACTCAACTGCCTCTGTTTCGAGGAACACTTTTTAAACTTGATGAACAGGATTATTTTCTGTTACTGAATGTTCACCATATTATCGTCGATGCCTGGTCAAAAGGAGTTTTATTTCAGGAGTTAGCAACACTCTACGAAGCATTTTCTCTCGGTCAATCTTCACCCCTCCCAGAACTTCCAGTGCAGTATGCGGACTTTTCGGTTTGGCAACGTCAATGTATTCAAGGTGAGTTTAAAGAGACTTTGATAAACTATTGGAAGCAACAACTTGGCGATAATTTACAAGCCTTAAAGCTGCCAACTGACCATCCTTATCCGACTAATCCTAGCCATTCTAGTGCCTACAATAAACAGTTACTTTCTGTTGAACTCACGACTCAACTTAAAAGCTTCAGTCGAAAAGAAGGAGCAACGTTATTTGCAACGTTATTAGCTGCATTTAAGGTGCTATTATATCGCTACACTGACCAAGACGATTTTTTTGTGTGTAGTCCAATTGCGAATCGGAGTCGGAAAGAAACAAAGGGATTAATCGGTTACTTTGCGAACTTACTGATTCTACGGACACAGTTGAACCTAAACCAAACTTTTCGGGAGTTTTTGAGTCAAGTTCGTCAGGTTGTTTCCGGAGGTTACGCTTATCAAGATTTACCCATTCAAGAAATTATTAACGCTCTAAATTTACTGCAAACTCCTCTATCTAAGGTGATGTTTGCACTGCAAAATACAACAATTCATACCTTAAAGTTACCCGGTTTAAATGTCGAAACATTCAATCTTGATAGCGGAACAGCGGATTTTGATCTCTATCTCTATCTGATTCAAGAAGGTGATACTTTTGCTGCTATCTTCAAATACAATGCTGATTTATTTGAGGAAGCAACCATTGCTCAAATGCAGGAGCATTATCGTACTATTCTGGAAAACATTTTAATCAATCCAGAGCAGTCTATTTTGGATGTACTCCCTTTGAGCGCAACTGAACAGCAACAATTAGAGGAGAAACGAGCCAATCAATCTACATTCAATCCATCCAGTAATTCGTCTAAACCTGCTTATATTGCACCCCGCAATTCAACTGAACTCAAACTCGTTCAATTATGGAGTAAAGTATTAGGAATTGAATCCATTGGAATTCGAGATAACTTCTTTGATTTAGGTGGACAGTCCTTAATGGCGATGAGTTTGTTTACTCAAATTGAACAAACCTTCGGTAAAACGTTACCTTTGGCAACACTACTAAAATCTCCAACCATTGAACAACTGGCCGAAATTCTTGCTGAAAACGAATCTTCTCTCCCTTGGTCTTCATTAGTTCCACTTCAACCTCGTGGCTCTAAACCGTCTTTCTTCTGCATTCATGGACAACAAGGAAATGTGTTGAACTTACGAGAATTAGCCAAATCTCTAGGTTCAGAGCAACCGTTTTATGGATTGCAAGCTAAAGGGTTAGATGGCAAACAAATGCCTGACTTTACAATCGAAGCAATGGCGGCTAATTATCTTAAAGAAATTCGCAGTGTTCAACCCCATGGCCCCTATTTTCTCGGGGGAAACTCTATGGGGGGTACGATTGCTTTTGAGATGGCACAACAACTTCAACAGCAAGGAGAAAAGGTGGCATTACTGGTGATGTTTGACACTTTCAATAAAAGTGCTTTTCCTCGCCTTGTATTCCGAAACCAACACTACTTCAAATACTTATCCCAATTGGGACTATCCAAGTCACTATTTGAGGAACTCAAAGAGGTTACTCAACGCCAACTGCAAGCCATCCTTTGCCAGCTTTATCTACGTTTAGGAAAACCTCTACCTCATCATCTCAGTCGTGCTATCGTAGCTGAGGCTAATATGCAGGCAAAGTGGGCTTATTCACCACAGGTTTATTCCGGTAAAATTACCCTGTTTCGGGCTAACAAACCTGCTAAATTTAACAAGTTTTAT
- a CDS encoding class I adenylate-forming enzyme family protein has protein sequence MIIKQLKEAAHSFPKHTAIVYNESRISYEQLDSKVQGLSEGLSSLEIGQGDCVAFVLPNCPEFVYSFYAVAQLQGIVLPLNHLFKAEELSYCLSDSKAKAVITDLKRAKICQDIIANIDRKIELIVVDGVYPGSHYLYNLILPVKSQHQEYSENALSYELLYQYSSGSTGKPKRIARTQASLYHEVKNFAETTQIQPSDKIICAVPMYHAHGLGNCLLAATCNGATLVILEQVLQKDGTPVEVPFVFRCPRVFELIETEKITIFPAVPYIFKALAETRTKTSVNLSSLRLCFSAGNFLSKDIFDQFWQRFRIPVRQLYGCTEAGSVAINLEEDINKIYHSVGFPLNNVELKIVNESGNEQPMGMSGEVVIKSRSLTQGYINQPELNQQAFKEGCFYTGDLGKKDEWGRVYITGRKKLLIDTGGRKVDPIEVEDILMNHPHVKEAVVVGVKGSYAGELVKAVIVKKSRKNCEYQEILSFCKQRLAEFKVPKIIEFRPEIPKSPLGKILRKELV, from the coding sequence ATGATTATTAAACAGTTGAAAGAAGCGGCTCATTCCTTTCCAAAACATACAGCGATTGTCTATAATGAGTCCCGAATTAGCTATGAACAACTTGACTCCAAAGTTCAAGGATTAAGTGAGGGATTAAGTTCTCTAGAAATCGGTCAAGGTGATTGTGTCGCTTTCGTTTTACCCAACTGTCCTGAGTTTGTTTATAGCTTTTATGCTGTTGCTCAGTTACAGGGAATTGTTCTGCCTCTCAATCATTTATTCAAAGCCGAAGAACTGAGTTATTGTCTCAGTGATAGCAAGGCAAAAGCAGTAATTACTGACCTCAAACGTGCCAAAATTTGTCAGGATATTATTGCAAATATTGACCGAAAAATTGAGTTAATTGTTGTGGATGGTGTTTATCCCGGAAGCCACTATCTCTACAATCTAATTTTGCCAGTAAAATCTCAACATCAAGAGTATTCAGAAAACGCTCTTTCTTATGAGCTTCTGTATCAATATTCATCCGGGTCAACGGGGAAACCAAAACGAATTGCACGCACCCAAGCGAGTCTTTACCATGAGGTAAAAAACTTCGCAGAAACCACCCAAATTCAGCCCTCAGACAAGATTATTTGTGCAGTTCCGATGTATCATGCCCATGGGTTAGGAAATTGTCTCCTCGCAGCAACTTGTAATGGTGCAACCTTAGTTATTTTAGAACAGGTTTTGCAGAAGGATGGTACACCTGTTGAAGTTCCCTTTGTCTTCCGGTGTCCGCGAGTTTTTGAACTGATTGAAACGGAGAAGATTACAATCTTTCCAGCAGTGCCTTATATCTTCAAGGCTTTAGCAGAAACTAGAACAAAAACCTCGGTGAACCTATCTAGTTTGAGATTATGCTTTTCAGCCGGAAACTTCTTGTCCAAAGACATTTTCGATCAGTTTTGGCAGCGATTTAGGATTCCTGTTCGACAGCTTTATGGCTGTACTGAGGCTGGCTCTGTGGCAATTAATTTAGAGGAAGACATCAACAAAATTTATCACTCTGTTGGGTTTCCGCTCAATAATGTTGAACTCAAAATTGTTAATGAAAGTGGGAATGAACAACCCATGGGAATGAGTGGAGAAGTTGTGATAAAAAGTCGTTCTCTAACCCAAGGTTATATTAATCAGCCAGAACTCAATCAACAAGCATTTAAGGAGGGATGTTTCTATACAGGTGATTTAGGTAAAAAAGATGAGTGGGGTCGAGTGTATATTACCGGTCGCAAGAAGCTGCTCATTGATACCGGAGGTCGCAAAGTTGACCCGATAGAAGTAGAGGATATTTTGATGAATCATCCTCACGTTAAAGAAGCTGTTGTGGTCGGTGTAAAAGGGTCTTATGCTGGCGAGTTGGTTAAAGCTGTAATTGTCAAAAAAAGTCGGAAAAATTGTGAGTATCAAGAGATTCTTTCATTTTGTAAGCAGCGTCTAGCGGAGTTTAAAGTTCCGAAAATCATTGAATTCCGCCCAGAGATTCCCAAAAGTCCACTTGGAAAAATTCTGAGAAAGGAATTAGTTTAA
- a CDS encoding type I polyketide synthase: MEPIAIIGIGCRFPGAENPEAFWQLLCDGVDAITEIPKTRWDLRDLYDSDPDTPGKMNSRYGGFLPQVDQFDPHFFGISPQEATAMDPQQRLLLEVAWEALEDAGQVREHLAGSRTGVFVGISNNDYSYTHPENSTRPQGYDLTGNALNIAAGRLSYLFNFKGPAIAIDTACSSSMVAVHLACQSLWNRESTLALAGGVNIILSPIGHIALSKLKALSPDGRCKAFDAKANGYVRSEGAGCIVLKPLSKALADNDPIYATIRGSAVNHDGRSKGLTVPDSSAQEELIRQALDNAGVAPSEISYIEAHGTGTPLGDPMEMIALGSVLATDRQEGNYCAVGAVKTNIGHLEAAAGIASLIKVALSLKHQQLPPSLHFEDPNPDIPFDTLPLRVQQTLSPWPEQFALAKAGVSSFGFAGTNAHVILEQAPESSEVPDQARPLKPPYLLPLSAHSPEAVKSLAQAYQDWLATRDIDPTLLEDICYTASVRRTHHQHRLAVVVNSPEDAKERLQDLLQDSSDVDLAGGSEGDNHRPNVVFVCSGQVPQWWGMGRELLQSEPVFRGAIEECDALIRSQANWSLLAELTADESESRLGETEIAQPAIFALQVALARLWRSWGIEPQAVVGHSNGEVAAAHIAGTLSLTDAVKLICDRGRLMQQATGNGKMAALELSVADTEQLLSEYDPILESANPNLGIAAINSPTSTVVSGESRAMELFLEFLAERQPDVLCQLLPVNYAFNSSQMEPFQQELVQELEGLEPQPETIPIYSTVTGSSSEGSAFDAIYWGQNIREAVRFAPAIEALVKAGHTIFLEISPDPVLSGYIAQTLNHLDQAGVVLPSLGPSQGERATMLTSLGKLYTQGFTVALHKLFRSSHCRVVSLPCYPWQKERYWVEQKSQRPSQTPLPNLLVGQEQQEVTPESLTDSLVEDSLYEIQWQPQERTPEAETQATEATEPGQWVIFADYGGVGQALAENLRTHGHSCCLIYPGEVDQSLPGGLGTINPAVPNHFKRLFQEILGNNPLPCRGVIHLWSLETEQSEALTPSSLEESHVLSCGSVLHLVQGLVQALVNTGSSTLPKLWLVTSGSQAVEAHPAPVALAQASLWGMGRVIGLEHSEIWGGLLDLDPSISDNSDNSDHKGATQQAMALFPEIWQPDGEDHVAFRQGQRYVARLVSSKPTQTESLTLQADGIYLITGGLGSLGLRVARWMVEQGAKNLVLLGRRELPPSDQWASLPQDSESWKRVNAVQELKAMGAKVIVAQADVSNQDEMSEVFEHLRNTQIPLKGVIHAAGIENYQEIQGMDLNVFQATLQPKVMGAWLLHKLTQEMNLDFFVCFSSIASLWGCQGKADYAAANAFLNAIAHHRQALGLPALSINWAPWSGSAMVSEQVKSLLKRIGVDPWQPEEAMSILPYLLGSNSPQLIAANFNSDVFKKNLSKS; the protein is encoded by the coding sequence ATGGAACCAATAGCAATAATTGGGATCGGGTGTCGTTTTCCTGGTGCCGAAAATCCAGAGGCTTTTTGGCAACTATTATGTGATGGAGTCGATGCCATTACTGAAATCCCCAAAACCCGTTGGGATCTGCGTGACCTCTATGATTCTGACCCAGATACTCCTGGCAAAATGAACTCTCGCTACGGGGGCTTTTTGCCCCAAGTAGACCAGTTTGACCCCCACTTCTTCGGCATCTCCCCCCAAGAAGCCACTGCCATGGACCCCCAACAACGGCTATTGCTAGAGGTGGCTTGGGAAGCCCTCGAAGATGCAGGACAGGTGCGAGAGCACTTGGCTGGCTCCCGAACTGGAGTATTTGTCGGAATTTCCAACAATGATTACAGCTACACTCATCCAGAGAATTCCACCAGGCCCCAAGGATACGATCTAACCGGTAATGCTTTGAATATTGCCGCTGGTCGCCTTTCCTATTTATTCAATTTTAAAGGTCCTGCGATCGCAATCGACACCGCCTGCTCTTCCTCAATGGTTGCAGTTCACCTGGCCTGTCAGAGTCTTTGGAATAGAGAGTCTACCTTGGCTTTGGCTGGGGGTGTGAATATTATCCTTTCACCAATTGGTCACATTGCCCTAAGTAAGCTAAAAGCCCTGTCTCCCGATGGTCGCTGCAAAGCCTTTGATGCCAAAGCCAATGGCTACGTTCGCAGTGAAGGAGCAGGTTGCATTGTCCTCAAGCCCCTATCGAAGGCATTAGCTGATAATGACCCGATTTACGCCACTATCCGAGGCAGTGCGGTTAACCACGATGGTCGTAGCAAGGGACTGACGGTTCCCGATAGTTCAGCTCAAGAAGAACTGATCCGTCAAGCCTTAGACAATGCTGGCGTAGCACCCTCGGAAATTAGCTACATTGAAGCCCATGGTACTGGCACACCCCTGGGAGATCCCATGGAAATGATCGCCCTCGGTTCCGTGCTTGCCACTGATCGTCAGGAGGGAAACTATTGTGCTGTCGGAGCAGTTAAAACCAATATTGGCCATTTGGAAGCTGCTGCTGGCATTGCTAGTTTAATTAAAGTTGCCTTATCCCTCAAACATCAACAACTACCCCCCAGCTTGCACTTTGAAGACCCTAACCCCGATATTCCCTTCGATACTCTACCGCTACGGGTTCAGCAGACTCTAAGTCCTTGGCCTGAGCAGTTTGCTTTAGCCAAGGCTGGGGTCAGTTCCTTTGGGTTTGCCGGTACTAACGCCCATGTGATCTTAGAACAAGCTCCTGAATCCTCCGAAGTCCCGGATCAGGCCAGACCCCTCAAGCCACCCTACTTACTACCGCTCTCAGCCCATAGTCCAGAAGCGGTAAAATCCCTGGCTCAGGCTTATCAAGACTGGTTAGCCACTAGAGATATCGACCCTACCTTATTAGAGGACATTTGCTACACCGCTAGTGTCCGGCGCACTCACCATCAACACCGCTTAGCCGTGGTAGTTAACTCCCCTGAAGACGCGAAGGAGCGCCTGCAAGATTTACTCCAAGACTCCTCAGATGTTGACCTAGCTGGTGGTAGTGAAGGGGACAACCACCGCCCGAATGTAGTTTTTGTTTGCTCTGGTCAGGTGCCTCAATGGTGGGGGATGGGACGAGAGCTACTGCAATCGGAACCAGTATTCCGAGGGGCTATAGAGGAGTGCGATGCCCTGATTCGCTCCCAGGCTAACTGGTCATTGTTAGCCGAGTTAACAGCGGACGAGTCTGAATCCCGCCTTGGGGAAACGGAAATTGCTCAGCCTGCTATTTTTGCCCTACAAGTTGCCCTGGCTCGGCTGTGGCGTTCTTGGGGCATAGAGCCACAAGCAGTGGTGGGTCACAGTAATGGTGAAGTGGCAGCAGCTCACATTGCTGGTACTCTGAGCTTAACCGATGCTGTGAAGTTAATTTGCGATCGCGGTCGCTTGATGCAGCAAGCTACAGGCAATGGCAAGATGGCAGCATTGGAACTCTCCGTAGCTGATACAGAACAACTGTTGTCTGAATACGATCCTATTTTGGAATCGGCAAACCCCAACCTAGGCATCGCAGCAATTAACAGTCCCACCTCAACGGTGGTGTCTGGAGAGTCTAGAGCAATGGAATTATTCCTTGAATTCCTCGCAGAGCGGCAACCAGATGTGTTATGCCAATTGCTGCCAGTGAATTATGCCTTCAATAGTTCCCAAATGGAACCCTTTCAGCAGGAATTGGTGCAGGAACTCGAAGGGCTCGAACCCCAGCCAGAAACTATTCCCATCTACTCTACAGTTACCGGTAGCTCTAGTGAAGGTTCAGCTTTCGATGCTATCTACTGGGGGCAAAATATCAGGGAAGCTGTCCGCTTTGCTCCAGCTATTGAAGCGCTAGTGAAAGCTGGTCATACCATCTTCTTAGAAATTAGCCCTGACCCAGTCCTTTCCGGATATATTGCTCAAACCCTCAACCATCTCGATCAAGCGGGGGTTGTCTTACCGTCCCTAGGCCCTAGTCAGGGGGAACGGGCCACCATGCTCACCTCTCTAGGTAAACTCTACACCCAGGGCTTTACAGTAGCGTTGCATAAACTATTCCGATCCTCCCATTGTCGGGTTGTGAGTTTACCCTGCTACCCTTGGCAGAAAGAACGGTATTGGGTCGAGCAGAAATCTCAAAGACCATCTCAAACACCACTACCGAACCTGTTGGTAGGACAAGAGCAACAGGAAGTTACCCCAGAGTCCCTGACTGATTCCCTGGTCGAGGATTCCCTGTACGAGATTCAGTGGCAACCTCAAGAGCGTACACCCGAAGCAGAAACTCAGGCCACTGAAGCAACTGAGCCTGGTCAATGGGTGATCTTTGCGGATTACGGTGGGGTAGGACAGGCATTAGCAGAAAATTTGCGTACGCATGGTCACAGCTGTTGCCTGATTTATCCAGGTGAAGTTGACCAAAGCCTACCAGGAGGACTTGGAACCATCAACCCTGCTGTACCCAATCATTTTAAGCGGCTGTTCCAGGAAATTCTTGGAAATAATCCATTGCCCTGTCGTGGAGTAATTCATCTGTGGAGTCTAGAGACTGAACAGTCTGAAGCACTCACACCATCCTCTCTCGAAGAGTCTCATGTATTGAGTTGTGGAAGCGTACTGCACCTAGTTCAGGGACTAGTTCAGGCACTGGTCAATACTGGTAGTTCAACCTTACCGAAATTGTGGTTAGTAACCTCTGGCAGCCAAGCAGTGGAAGCCCACCCTGCTCCGGTAGCACTGGCTCAAGCCTCTTTGTGGGGCATGGGACGAGTAATTGGCCTAGAACACTCTGAAATTTGGGGAGGGCTACTGGATTTAGACCCATCTATATCTGATAATTCTGATAATTCTGATCATAAGGGTGCTACGCAACAGGCCATGGCTCTCTTCCCAGAAATTTGGCAGCCAGACGGGGAAGACCATGTAGCATTCCGCCAGGGACAACGCTATGTTGCTCGCCTGGTATCTAGCAAACCCACTCAAACCGAATCTTTAACTCTACAGGCTGATGGTATCTACCTGATTACTGGTGGCTTGGGCAGTTTAGGACTCCGGGTTGCCCGGTGGATGGTTGAACAAGGGGCAAAAAACCTAGTGCTACTAGGACGCCGAGAACTTCCACCATCAGATCAGTGGGCAAGCTTACCCCAAGACAGTGAGTCTTGGAAACGGGTTAACGCGGTTCAAGAACTCAAAGCCATGGGAGCCAAGGTGATTGTGGCTCAGGCTGATGTCAGTAATCAGGATGAGATGTCTGAGGTATTTGAACACTTGCGTAATACTCAGATTCCCCTCAAAGGTGTGATCCATGCTGCCGGGATTGAAAATTATCAGGAGATACAAGGGATGGACCTGAATGTATTTCAGGCTACCCTGCAACCTAAAGTAATGGGGGCATGGCTGCTGCATAAACTTACCCAAGAGATGAACCTAGACTTTTTCGTCTGCTTCTCCTCGATTGCCTCCCTGTGGGGCTGTCAGGGAAAAGCCGATTACGCCGCTGCTAATGCTTTCCTGAATGCGATCGCACATCATCGTCAAGCCCTAGGATTACCTGCTTTGAGCATCAATTGGGCACCCTGGTCTGGAAGTGCCATGGTGTCTGAACAGGTCAAGAGCTTATTGAAGCGCATAGGAGTAGACCCATGGCAACCAGAAGAAGCCATGAGCATTTTGCCATACCTTCTGGGGTCGAACAGCCCTCAACTAATCGCTGCTAACTTCAACTCGGATGTCTTCAAAAAGAACTTATCCAAGTCCTAG
- a CDS encoding chorismate pyruvate-lyase family protein — protein MNAQTLVLRPIFSQNFPRKRNYIEPVLLSPFQRILLTTNGTVTDMIEAYSGEAIKIKKLFEDQITITEDILPMNLKKGTEVIARKVLLQGKMSDRNYVYADSILVLDRLNEKMRTQLLETKTPIGKLWVENKVEIFKENVELGKEHAGDLADYFQIQPKDNLLYRTYCVISNNQYTMMITEKFPENNFRRKL, from the coding sequence ATGAACGCTCAAACCCTAGTCTTAAGGCCAATTTTTTCCCAAAACTTTCCGAGAAAACGGAATTACATCGAACCTGTATTACTCAGCCCATTCCAGCGAATATTGCTGACGACAAACGGCACTGTTACGGATATGATTGAAGCCTACTCGGGGGAAGCAATCAAAATCAAAAAGCTGTTTGAAGACCAGATTACAATCACAGAAGACATCCTGCCGATGAACCTCAAAAAAGGCACAGAAGTTATCGCTCGCAAAGTGCTACTTCAAGGTAAAATGAGTGACCGCAACTATGTCTATGCCGATTCAATTTTAGTTCTCGACAGACTGAATGAAAAAATGCGAACCCAACTGTTAGAGACCAAAACTCCCATTGGGAAACTCTGGGTCGAGAACAAAGTTGAAATCTTCAAAGAAAATGTCGAACTTGGCAAAGAACATGCAGGTGATTTAGCCGATTATTTCCAGATTCAACCCAAAGACAATCTCCTGTATAGAACCTACTGCGTCATCTCCAATAATCAGTACACCATGATGATTACAGAGAAGTTTCCGGAAAATAATTTTAGGCGAAAGCTCTAA
- a CDS encoding glycosyltransferase translates to MAQWYREATAVVFLSDREGFGLPIAEAASFGRFVVVSQGNQAGLEAGGSAIITVDPDQPREAAEKVMGGLKEKQLAEISSNLPKWETAAMAYADAINELKS, encoded by the coding sequence TTGGCTCAATGGTATCGAGAGGCAACAGCGGTAGTGTTTCTATCTGACCGGGAGGGATTTGGACTACCCATTGCCGAAGCCGCATCATTTGGTCGCTTCGTGGTGGTATCTCAAGGAAATCAAGCCGGTTTGGAAGCAGGGGGTTCTGCCATTATTACTGTTGATCCTGATCAGCCCAGGGAGGCAGCCGAGAAGGTAATGGGTGGTTTGAAAGAAAAACAATTAGCTGAAATTAGTAGTAATTTGCCCAAGTGGGAAACAGCAGCAATGGCTTATGCTGATGCGATTAATGAACTCAAGAGTTAG